ACAGCACGAATGCCAGCGCCGCGAATGCTGCCCGCGCCACCCCCATGGCGCCGCATCTTACACAGCGGGTCGCGAATGCGTACACTCGGCCGGCGCATGCGCGCGGCACGTGTCTCGGTCCCGATCACGCTCACCGCGGCCATCGTCGCGATCACCATCGCGCTGACCGTCGGCTGGCAGATCCTCGTCGCGCGCGAGTCCGAGGCCTTCGCCGCCGGCCTGACCCCGGTCCACTGGGTGCTGATCGGGCTGGGCTCGCTGTTCTTCGCGCTGATCATCACCGTGCTGATCCTGCAGGCGGTGTGGCTGGTGCGGGAGATCCGCTCGAACCAGAGACAGCAGAACTTCATGGACGCGGTGACTCACGAGCTGCACACGCCGCTGGCGTCGCTGCAGCTGTATCTCGACACGCTGCGCGGCCGCGCGCTGCCGAACGAGCGCCGCAACGAGTTCCTGTCGATCATGGCCGAGGATCTGGAGCGGCTGCAGAACACGATCGACCAGATCATCCAGGCCGCGCGCACCGACGAGAAACGCGCGCGGCGCGAGCCGGTCGACCTGGCGAAGCTCCTGCACGAGTGCGCGACCGACGCGCGCGAGAGACACGGCCTGCCCGCCGAGGCGATCGTGACCGACGTGCCGCCGTCGCGCGCGCGCGGCGACGCGGAGCAGCTGCGCGTGGCGTTCCGCAACCTGCTCGACAACGCCGTGCGCTACGCGGGCGGGGCGGTGCACATCGAGATCCACGTGCGCGCGGTCTCGGCGCGGCGCATCGAGGTCGAGTTCGCGGACCGCGGCGTGGGCATCCCCGCGTCGGCGTTGGACCGCGTGTTCCAGCGCTTCCAGCGCCTGCCGCAGGAGGCGGTGCGCGCCGCGCACGGCCTCGGCCTCGGGCTCGCGATCGTGCGCAACGTGGCGCGCGCGCACGGCGGCAGCGTGCGCGCCGAGAGCGACGGCGAAGGCAAGGGCAGCCGCTTCATCCTCACGCTTCCCGGACATGTCGGCGAACGCGCGCATCCTGCTGGTTGAGGACGAGGAGCACCTCGCCCGCGGCCTGGCGTTCAACCTCGAGGCCGAGGGCTACCGCGTCGAGACCACCGAGCGCGGTGAGTCGGCGCTGCAGAGACTCGCCGACCCCGACCGCGAGAACGTCGACCTGGTGGTGCTCGACGTGATGCTGCCGGGCATCTCGGGCCTGGACGTGGTGAGCCGGCTGCGCGCGGCCGAGAACCACGTGCCGGTGCTCCTGCTC
This Myxococcota bacterium DNA region includes the following protein-coding sequences:
- a CDS encoding HAMP domain-containing sensor histidine kinase, which encodes MRTLGRRMRAARVSVPITLTAAIVAITIALTVGWQILVARESEAFAAGLTPVHWVLIGLGSLFFALIITVLILQAVWLVREIRSNQRQQNFMDAVTHELHTPLASLQLYLDTLRGRALPNERRNEFLSIMAEDLERLQNTIDQIIQAARTDEKRARREPVDLAKLLHECATDARERHGLPAEAIVTDVPPSRARGDAEQLRVAFRNLLDNAVRYAGGAVHIEIHVRAVSARRIEVEFADRGVGIPASALDRVFQRFQRLPQEAVRAAHGLGLGLAIVRNVARAHGGSVRAESDGEGKGSRFILTLPGHVGERAHPAG